Genomic segment of Pararhodobacter zhoushanensis:
GGATCCACGGCGTGATGTAGTAGATCCCCAGCATCAGCCCCATCAGCCACCACTTGAGCGTCCGGAAGTTGCCTTTGACGCGGCGCGGGAAGATCGGCTCGCGCTTGGCGTACAGCTGCTCTGGCTCTTCGGTGGTACTCACGGACTCGCTCCATTTCTTGGCTTGGGGCTGCTTCGCACAGGGGGGCGACCAGAGCCTTGACCTGAATCAAAAATCAGACTTCGTGAGACAGATTAAATGTGGCAAAGGCGCACACCGGAGGGACGACCGGGTGCGCCTTTGCTCACGTCAAAGCTGCACCGGCCCCGTGAAACGCGCGAACAGGATCGGGTCCGGTGCAGCCGCCGGGCCCTGCGTACAGGGCCCGGGTTCGTCAGGTTACTGGCCACCGCCCAGCTGGTGGACATAGGCCCCCACAGCACGGATCTGCGCCGGGTTAAGACGGTTGGTGAAGCCCGGCATGATGCCGAAATGGGCGTTGTTCACCGACGCACGGATGTCGGCCTCGGACCCGCCATAGAGCCAGATCGCGTTGTTCAGTGCCGGGGCACCGACAAACGTATCACCCGAGCCGTCAGCGCCGTGGCACGACGCGCAGTTGAGGTCGAAAACATCCACCCCCGCCGTTGCCAAGGCAGCGTCATGCGCCTGACCCGAGATGGCCAGAACATGGTTGACGACCTGGTCGATCTCGTCCGGCGTCAGCAACTCGTCGCGGCCAAAGGACGGCATTTCCGAGTACCGCGCATCGGGGAAGTCGGTATTGCGGATACCATAGGTCACGGTGGTCACGATGTCGTCCATCGTGCCGCCCCACATCCACTCGTCATCGAGCAGGTTGGGAAAGCCCGAACCGGCGCGCAGGCCATCGGCACCGGCGCCGTGGCATTGCGAGCACTGGGCGCGGAAGACGGCGGCCCCGGCGTTGACCGCGAAGCGCTCAAGTTCGGGATCGGCGGCAATCGCGTCCAGATCGGTCGACATCAGCCGGTCATACCAGACCTGATTGGCGGCGTCGGCATCGGCGATCTCGACCTCGACATCGGCGCGCGACGAGTAGCCCAGCACGCCCGACGTTGCCCCGCTTACCATCGGCCATGCCGGGTAGAGCACCCAGTAGACCACGGACCACAGGATGCACAGATAGAAGACCCAGAGCCACCAGCGCGGCAGCGGGTTGTCGAATTCCTCGATCCCGTCCCACGAATGCCCCGTCGTCTTGGGGTCGTTGCTTTTCTTCTTTGGCGTGGCCATCAGCGTGCCCCCTGGCTCTGGCGGGCCGAAGGAGAGCGATCTCCGTCGTCCGCCGGTCTGTCATCATTGCGGAAGATGCTGGCAGCGACTTCCTGCTGCACCTTGCGGCTGCCGGGCCGCCAGGCCCAGGCAATGATCCCGACGAAGAAGAGCGCCATGAACAGCAGATACCAGCTGTCCGCGAAGCTCCGAAGAAGAGTGTAGGTTTCCATGTCTCTCCCCCTTACCGGCTGTCGTCGCGCACGAAGGTGTCGAAATCCACCAGCGTGCCGATCATCTGCATGTACGAAATCAACGCATCCATCTCGGTCAGCTGAGGCTGTCCATCGAAGTTCCGCGTCTGTGCATCGTGATAGCGTTCCAGCAGGCCCGACGTATCGGCCTCGGGGTCTGCCTGCGCGAGGAAGTCCTCACGCGCGGTCGCGATCATTTCTTCGGTGTAGGGCACACCGACGATGCGGTAGGTGCTCATCAGATCGGCGATGTGTTCGCCGTTGATCGGACGATCGAGCAGGAACGCATAGGGCGGCATGATCGATTCCGGCACCACGTCACGCGGGTTGCGCATGTGGGCGACGTGCCATTCGTCCGAATAGCGCCCGCCCAACCGGGCCAGATCCGGCCCGGTCCGCTTGGAGCCCCACTGGAACGGGTGGTCGTACATCGACTCGGCCGCCAGCGAGTAGTGGCCGTACCGCTCGACCTCGTCGCGCATCGGGCGCACCATCTGGCTGTGGCAGACATAGCAGCCCTCGCGCACATAGATCTCGCGACCGGCGAGTTCCAGCGGTGCGTAGGGGCGCATGCCCTCGACCTCTTCGATCGTGTTCTGCAGGTAGAACAGAGGCACGATCTGCACGAGGCCGCCAATGGTCACCACCAAAAAGCTGAGGACCAGCAAGAGGGTGGCGTGCTTCTCGATTTTCTTGTGATGATCTAGAATACCCATTTCATCCTCCGCTTATTCAGCGGCAACCGCAGCGGTGGCAGGCTTCGCTTCGCCCACCTTCCGCACGGTCATCCACAGGTTGTAGCACATGATCAAGGCACCGGTCAGGAACATCAGGCCGCCCGTTCCGCGCACCACGTTCATCGGGAACTTGGCCGCAACGGTGTCCGCGAACGAGTTCACCAGGAAGCCTTGCGCATCGACTTCGCGCCACATCAGGCCTTCCATGATGCCGGTCACCCACATCGACGCCGCGTACAGAACGATGCCGATCGTGGCGAGCCAGAAGTGCCAGCTGACGAGGCTCAGCGAATAGAGCCGCTCACGCTTCCACAGTTTGGGCACCAGATAGTAGAGCGCCCCGAAGGTGATCATCCCGTTCCAGCCCAGCGCGCCCGAGTGGACGTGACCGATGGTCCAGTCCGTATAGTGCGACAGCGAGTTGACCGCGCGGATCGACATCATCGGGCCTTCGAAGGTGGCCATGCCGTAAAAGCCCACGGCGACGACCATCATGCGGATCACCGGGTCGGTGCGCAGTTTGTCCCACGCGCCCGACAGGGTCATCAGGCCGTTGATCATCCCGCCCCAGGACGGCATCCACAGCATGATCGAGAAGGTCATACCCAGCGTCTGCGCCCAGTCAGGCAGGGCGGTATAGTGCAAATGGTGCGGACCGGCCCAGATATACAGGAAGATCAGCGCCCAGAAGTGGATGATCGACAGCTTGTAGCTGTAGACCGGACGCTCGGCCTGTTTGGGGATGAAGTAATACATCATGCCCAGAAAACCGGCCGTCAGGAAGAAGCCCACGGCGTTGTGGCCGTACCACCATTGCACCATTGCCGACTGCACGCCCGACCAGACCGGGATCGACCGCGAGCCCAGGAAAGACACCGGGATCTGCAGGTTGTTGACGATGTGCAGCATGGCCACGGTGACGATGAACGACAGGTAGAACCAGTTCGCCACATAGATATGCGGCTCGCGGCGCTTGATCAGCGTGCCCATGAAGATCAGCAGATACGCCACCCAGACGACGGTCAGCCACAGGTCGGTCAGCCATTCCGGCTCGGCGTATTCCTGACCTTGGGTCGAGCCCAGCACATAGCCGGTCGCCGCCATCAGGATGAACACCTGATAGCCCCAGAACACGAACCACGCGAGGTTGCCGCCAAACAGCCGCGCCGCCGTCGTGCGTTGAACCACGTAGAAGGACGAGGCGATCAGCGCGTTGCCGCCAAAGGCGAAGATCACCGCCGAGGTGTGCAGCGGGCGCAGGCGGCCAAAGTTGCCAAAGCCCTCAAGCAGCGCAAGGTTCAGTTCGGGAAAGGCCAGCTGGAAGGCGATCACGACGCCGACCAGAAACCCGACGATCCCCCAGAAGCAGGTTGCGATGACGCCATAGCGAATGACGCCGTCCATATATTCTTTTTCGTTGTGTACCGTCTCTCCCATGTGGCGAATTTGCCACAGGAAAGCCGCTACCGCCGCCAGCATGAAGATCATCATGTGGACGAGGTAGGCGAGGTCACGCGCGTAACTTGCAGCGATCGCGGCGAGCACCGCGACAGCGGCAAGCACGATCAGCTTGACGTAATCCCACATTGTTTGCGTCCCTTCGTTCGATTTTTTAGCGTTTCCCCCGTCTCCAGACAGAGTCGGGGCCTGTTACGCCTTCGTCCTTATTTCGGCTCCGGGACCGCCAGACCTTGATTCAAGTCAAGTGACCCCAAATGTTATGCCTGCACGGACTTGATAGAGATCAATGCAGTCCGGCAAAGCGCGGCGGATCATCGCAGGACATCATGATCTGCCAGCAGCTGGCAGAAGGAGGACGTCCATGGACTATAAATCGATTCTCAGTTTTCTCTCGAGCGCCTCTGAGCTTGACACAACCTTGCCGGATGCGATCCAGTTTTCACTGTCCCATGACGCGCATCTGACGGCCTGCATGCTGGGTGTCGATCTGACGCCCGCGGGCGGGTTTTACATGGGCGCATCGCCGGTCCTGCTGCAGGAAACGCTGGAACGGGCACAGACCGAGGCCGAGGCCCTGGAAGCGCGCGGGCGACGCCAGCTTGAAGGCCAGTCCCTGCGCTGGAGCGTTGATTCAGCGATCGCGCAGTTTGGCGGGCTGCCGATGCTGGTCGGCCAGCGCGCCCGCTTCGCCGATCTGGTGATCCAGTCGCGACCTTATGGCGCAGACGTGACCCCGGCGCAGGAAGCGGTCATCGAGGCGGCGCTGTTTGAGGGCCGCGCCCCCGTTCTGGTGTTGCCGCACAAAGGGCTCAAACCCGATTTCGGCAAGCGGGTGATGATCGCCTGGGACCAGTCGCACGAGGCTTTGTCCGCCGTGCGCCGCGCGATGCCGCTGCTCAAGGCTGCGGACGAGGTGATGGTGGTGATCGTCGATCCGCCCGCGCACAGCACCGAACGCTCGGACCCGGGCGGCTTGCTGACGCAGATGCTGGCGCGCCACGGCGTGCGGGCCGAGGTGGCCGTGCTGGCCAAGACCTTGCCGCGCATTTCCGACGTGCTGCTGCGCCACATGGAAGACAGCGACGCATCGTTGATGGTGATGGGGGCTTACGGTCGCTCGCGCCTGCGCGAGGCGATTCTGGGCGGGCCGACGCGCGACGTGCTGGAGCACGCCGAGCGGGCGGTGTTGCTGGCCCACTGACGCCTTGAGCGCCCCGGTCTTTGTGCCGGGGCGTTTGCGTTTCAGCGCTGGTACTTGATGAACGCCGTCTTGCGCGCCACGCGGTCATAAAGCTGGCGCGCGGTGGCGTTGCTGTCTTCGGTCAGCCAGAAGACCTGCGCGGCATCGTGGCGGTCGGCATCGGCGTAAAGCGCCTCGATCAGCGCGCGCCCGACGCCGTGGCCGCGCGCCGCCGTGGAAGCGAAGAGATCCTGCAGAAAGCAGCGCGGCGTCCAGTCCGAGGTGGACGGGGTGAAATAGTAATGCGCGAAGCCGACCACCTTGCCGTCGAGTTCGGCGGCATAGGCAAAGGGCTCGCCCGCGCCTGACAGCAGCAATCCCCACAGACGTTCGGTCGTGCGGTCCTCGACCGTGCGACGGTAGAAGTCGTTGTAGCCCTGCCACAGCCCGATCCAGTCGGTGTGATCGCTGGCGACAAACCGGCGGATGA
This window contains:
- the ccoP gene encoding cytochrome-c oxidase, cbb3-type subunit III yields the protein MATPKKKSNDPKTTGHSWDGIEEFDNPLPRWWLWVFYLCILWSVVYWVLYPAWPMVSGATSGVLGYSSRADVEVEIADADAANQVWYDRLMSTDLDAIAADPELERFAVNAGAAVFRAQCSQCHGAGADGLRAGSGFPNLLDDEWMWGGTMDDIVTTVTYGIRNTDFPDARYSEMPSFGRDELLTPDEIDQVVNHVLAISGQAHDAALATAGVDVFDLNCASCHGADGSGDTFVGAPALNNAIWLYGGSEADIRASVNNAHFGIMPGFTNRLNPAQIRAVGAYVHQLGGGQ
- a CDS encoding cbb3-type cytochrome c oxidase subunit 3; this encodes METYTLLRSFADSWYLLFMALFFVGIIAWAWRPGSRKVQQEVAASIFRNDDRPADDGDRSPSARQSQGAR
- a CDS encoding GNAT family N-acetyltransferase, which translates into the protein MSAVIIRRFVASDHTDWIGLWQGYNDFYRRTVEDRTTERLWGLLLSGAGEPFAYAAELDGKVVGFAHYYFTPSTSDWTPRCFLQDLFASTAARGHGVGRALIEALYADADRHDAAQVFWLTEDSNATARQLYDRVARKTAFIKYQR
- a CDS encoding universal stress protein, whose translation is MDYKSILSFLSSASELDTTLPDAIQFSLSHDAHLTACMLGVDLTPAGGFYMGASPVLLQETLERAQTEAEALEARGRRQLEGQSLRWSVDSAIAQFGGLPMLVGQRARFADLVIQSRPYGADVTPAQEAVIEAALFEGRAPVLVLPHKGLKPDFGKRVMIAWDQSHEALSAVRRAMPLLKAADEVMVVIVDPPAHSTERSDPGGLLTQMLARHGVRAEVAVLAKTLPRISDVLLRHMEDSDASLMVMGAYGRSRLREAILGGPTRDVLEHAERAVLLAH
- the ccoN gene encoding cytochrome-c oxidase, cbb3-type subunit I, which produces MWDYVKLIVLAAVAVLAAIAASYARDLAYLVHMMIFMLAAVAAFLWQIRHMGETVHNEKEYMDGVIRYGVIATCFWGIVGFLVGVVIAFQLAFPELNLALLEGFGNFGRLRPLHTSAVIFAFGGNALIASSFYVVQRTTAARLFGGNLAWFVFWGYQVFILMAATGYVLGSTQGQEYAEPEWLTDLWLTVVWVAYLLIFMGTLIKRREPHIYVANWFYLSFIVTVAMLHIVNNLQIPVSFLGSRSIPVWSGVQSAMVQWWYGHNAVGFFLTAGFLGMMYYFIPKQAERPVYSYKLSIIHFWALIFLYIWAGPHHLHYTALPDWAQTLGMTFSIMLWMPSWGGMINGLMTLSGAWDKLRTDPVIRMMVVAVGFYGMATFEGPMMSIRAVNSLSHYTDWTIGHVHSGALGWNGMITFGALYYLVPKLWKRERLYSLSLVSWHFWLATIGIVLYAASMWVTGIMEGLMWREVDAQGFLVNSFADTVAAKFPMNVVRGTGGLMFLTGALIMCYNLWMTVRKVGEAKPATAAVAAE
- the ccoO gene encoding cytochrome-c oxidase, cbb3-type subunit II encodes the protein MGILDHHKKIEKHATLLLVLSFLVVTIGGLVQIVPLFYLQNTIEEVEGMRPYAPLELAGREIYVREGCYVCHSQMVRPMRDEVERYGHYSLAAESMYDHPFQWGSKRTGPDLARLGGRYSDEWHVAHMRNPRDVVPESIMPPYAFLLDRPINGEHIADLMSTYRIVGVPYTEEMIATAREDFLAQADPEADTSGLLERYHDAQTRNFDGQPQLTEMDALISYMQMIGTLVDFDTFVRDDSR